The DNA region CTCACCGTTCTCGTCGCGATCGGCCTTCTCGCAACGGTCTCCTCCCAAAAGAACCGGATCATCCTGTTCAAGGACCTCACTTCCAAGGATTTCGCCGAAGTGACCAAAAAACTGGATTCCATGGGGTATCAATACGGAACCTCCGATACCAGCGTGATCAGCGTGGATCCGGAGCAAAGACAGGAAATCATCACCAAACTGGCGCAGGAGAACCTGATCCCTGCCGGAGTGCAGGGCTGGGAATTGTTCAACGTGGAGAAGTTCACTGAGACCCAGTTCGATAAGGATATTAAAAAATACAGGGCCTTAAAGGGAGCCATAGAGCAATCCCTTATGACTCTTCGCCCCGTAGACAAGGCGTTCGTCAACATAGCGATCCCGGAAGAGGAGCTGTTCAGCTCCAACGCTTCCCCAGTAAAAGCCTCCGTCATTCTCCATTTTATTCCGGGAGTGGACGGGATTTCGAAAAAAGAAGTCAAAGGAATCGTAAACCTCGTTTCCAGGGCCGTTCCGAAACTCAAGCCTGAAAACGTAGTGGTCGCGGACGCCGACGGCAAGATCATCTCTGATTTCGAAGAGGATCTGGAAAAAGAGAGATTAGAACTCAGAGTCGTGCAGGAAAAACTAAGGATCCAAGAGGAACAGAGGATCCAGAGACTCATAGACGTTCGCAACACGCTTCGTTGGTATTTAGGCGGAGAAGACAGAGTCGACATTACACGATTCGAATATATGCTGAATTGGGACAAGGAATCGTACAAAGACAATACGGTAACCCCCGTCGTAGAAAGACCGGACGACCCCAATACGCCCTACTCCGAACTCAAAATCGTCGACGGATACAGCCTAAAAGTTTCCTCCAAGGAAACCAGCGAACAATTCAACGGCAGAGGTTTTACTCCGGACGGACCGGCCGGAACGGAACCGAATCTTCCACCCGGCTATAAGGATACCGACTACCAAAAGGCCGAATACAAAAAGACCGAAAACATCAACAACTACGAGTTCAACCGCAGGGTAAGCGAAGTACAAAAGCAACCTTGGAAAATCGAAAAAGTAAACCTATCCGTAGTCATCGACGGGCAATGGACCAAAAA from Leptospira fletcheri includes:
- the fliF gene encoding flagellar basal-body MS-ring/collar protein FliF; protein product: MPEQLQKILNNIKEFFGSLDMTKKLILGGVALTVLVAIGLLATVSSQKNRIILFKDLTSKDFAEVTKKLDSMGYQYGTSDTSVISVDPEQRQEIITKLAQENLIPAGVQGWELFNVEKFTETQFDKDIKKYRALKGAIEQSLMTLRPVDKAFVNIAIPEEELFSSNASPVKASVILHFIPGVDGISKKEVKGIVNLVSRAVPKLKPENVVVADADGKIISDFEEDLEKERLELRVVQEKLRIQEEQRIQRLIDVRNTLRWYLGGEDRVDITRFEYMLNWDKESYKDNTVTPVVERPDDPNTPYSELKIVDGYSLKVSSKETSEQFNGRGFTPDGPAGTEPNLPPGYKDTDYQKAEYKKTENINNYEFNRRVSEVQKQPWKIEKVNLSVVIDGQWTKKEKEDGTGYDRTYLPVSDDDLRTIRKNLEAAVGIDKARGDMISVISIPKDRTAQFAAEDEELRKQKAIRQMVIASLVIVLFLILTILIYRAIKKEIARRRRLREEELAAMQQMMREAALRVMDDGSAEVELSLDEKLRRELLENAINLAKEKPEEVAQLLRTWLSEEEAT